One Planctomycetaceae bacterium genomic window carries:
- a CDS encoding cytochrome bc complex cytochrome b subunit encodes MSTVKQWLAERVPITGDQLRELTNEPVPNHLKRWWFCLGGTPAYLFVVQVATGILLAFYYQPAASTAYESVRYITNEASFGWYLRSLHKWGATLMIAAVILHQMRVYFTSAYRRPRELNWVIGMCLLMCTLLTGFTGYSLVFEQLSYWGATVAANISDAVPVVGRFAKEMLLAGDSYNPRTLSRFYILHAAVLPTTIILLVGVHIAFIRLHGVTELKFEDEPKDKPAHFNFFPDHLLSEITIGLVLMILLSALATIFPATMGPKADPQTTPELIKPEWFFYVSFRWLKLFSLTFAVLSTGFIVAAMFLWPWIDRALRRLTGIEDISVYVGIVATFLLIGLTVWEASVAH; translated from the coding sequence ATGAGCACCGTGAAGCAATGGCTGGCAGAACGTGTGCCGATCACCGGCGACCAATTGCGGGAACTGACCAACGAACCCGTTCCGAATCACCTGAAGCGCTGGTGGTTCTGCCTGGGCGGAACTCCGGCGTACCTGTTTGTCGTGCAGGTTGCCACGGGAATTCTGCTGGCGTTCTATTATCAGCCGGCGGCCTCAACCGCGTACGAATCGGTCCGCTACATCACCAATGAAGCATCGTTCGGCTGGTATCTTCGCAGCCTTCACAAGTGGGGCGCGACTCTGATGATCGCAGCCGTGATTCTGCATCAGATGCGAGTCTACTTCACGTCGGCCTACCGCCGGCCTCGCGAACTGAACTGGGTCATCGGCATGTGCCTGCTGATGTGTACTCTGCTGACGGGGTTCACGGGATACAGCCTGGTGTTTGAACAGCTCAGCTACTGGGGAGCCACCGTCGCGGCCAATATCAGCGACGCCGTTCCCGTCGTGGGACGGTTTGCAAAGGAGATGCTGCTGGCCGGTGATTCCTACAACCCCCGCACGCTTTCGCGGTTCTACATTCTTCACGCCGCGGTGCTGCCGACGACCATCATCCTGCTGGTGGGCGTTCATATTGCCTTCATTCGGCTGCACGGCGTCACGGAACTGAAGTTCGAAGATGAACCGAAGGACAAGCCCGCTCACTTCAATTTCTTTCCGGACCATCTGCTTTCAGAAATCACGATCGGGCTGGTGCTGATGATCCTGCTCAGTGCTCTGGCCACGATCTTCCCCGCGACGATGGGACCGAAGGCGGATCCGCAGACGACGCCCGAATTGATCAAGCCGGAGTGGTTTTTTTATGTGTCGTTCCGCTGGCTGAAGCTGTTCTCACTGACTTTTGCCGTGCTGAGCACCGGATTTATCGTCGCGGCCATGTTTCTTTGGCCGTGGATTGATCGAGCACTGAGACGACTGACCGGCATTGAGGACATCAGCGTTTACGTCGGCATCGTGGCCACGTTTCTGCTGATCGGGTTGACCGTCTGGGAAGCATCCGTAGCGCATTAG
- a CDS encoding sulfite exporter TauE/SafE family protein, translating to MTPAGIELPLVFVSGVLGSAHCIGMCGAISAMMNAGTTGIRGALARQLLWSGGRVFTYVFLGLTAAFAGVRFSATQENAVPLQAAFAVIAGLLLIVQGLHAAGWLRWRVRRSASPCLTAKLFSQFLQGGSASAVLVAGVLTGFLPCGLVYSFLALAASTGSLLHGSLVMLAFGAGTIPVMLLTGTGLSVASLATRRRLTRLAAACVLATGLLTVGRGIVFASTAAARQPEKACPFCEARAAAGEVPHEAIASGDGTDAAP from the coding sequence ATGACGCCCGCCGGAATTGAATTGCCGCTGGTGTTTGTCAGCGGAGTCCTCGGTTCCGCACACTGTATCGGCATGTGCGGCGCGATTTCCGCGATGATGAATGCCGGCACGACGGGCATTCGCGGCGCTCTGGCTCGACAGCTTCTGTGGAGCGGCGGCCGAGTATTCACATACGTCTTTCTTGGCCTGACCGCGGCATTCGCCGGTGTGCGGTTTTCGGCGACTCAGGAGAACGCGGTTCCCCTGCAGGCCGCGTTTGCCGTCATCGCCGGCCTGCTGCTGATTGTCCAGGGACTGCATGCGGCCGGATGGCTGCGGTGGCGCGTGCGTCGGTCCGCGTCGCCGTGCCTGACGGCGAAGCTGTTCTCGCAGTTTCTGCAGGGTGGGTCGGCGTCGGCTGTTCTGGTGGCGGGAGTCCTGACCGGCTTTCTTCCGTGCGGACTCGTGTATTCGTTCCTGGCTCTGGCGGCCAGCACCGGCAGCCTGCTGCATGGAAGTCTGGTGATGCTGGCGTTCGGAGCGGGCACGATTCCCGTGATGCTGCTGACCGGAACCGGATTGTCCGTCGCATCGCTGGCAACGCGACGCCGACTCACGCGGCTGGCGGCGGCTTGTGTGCTGGCCACGGGCCTGCTGACCGTCGGTCGCGGCATCGTGTTCGCGTCGACAGCGGCGGCCAGGCAGCCGGAAAAAGCCTGTCCGTTCTGCGAAGCCCGAGCCGCCGCTGGCGAGGTGCCTCACGAGGCCATCGCTTCCGGCGATGGAACCGATGCGGCTCCCTGA
- a CDS encoding Rieske (2Fe-2S) protein, with protein MSDETPVATESTGANEAVTDRRGFLDQAAAATMAGGLVAGYGMLGAHAIRFLYPTTVGAGMWQYVCRIADLAIGQSLSFELPGGAKVVVARQTEGDEAEAFIALSSVCPHLGCKVHWEAVNNRFFCPCHNGAFDAAGVATEGPPATAGQSLTRYPLSVENGLLMIEVPTEAIQVTGEETA; from the coding sequence ATGAGCGACGAAACGCCAGTGGCAACGGAGTCCACCGGGGCGAATGAGGCAGTCACTGACCGGCGCGGCTTTCTGGACCAGGCGGCAGCCGCCACGATGGCCGGAGGATTGGTCGCCGGTTACGGGATGCTGGGCGCACATGCGATTCGGTTTCTGTACCCCACCACCGTCGGTGCGGGAATGTGGCAGTATGTCTGTCGCATTGCCGACCTCGCGATCGGGCAGTCGCTGTCTTTTGAACTGCCCGGCGGAGCGAAGGTGGTCGTGGCCCGCCAGACCGAAGGTGACGAAGCCGAGGCATTCATCGCGCTGTCCAGCGTGTGTCCGCATCTGGGATGCAAGGTGCACTGGGAAGCCGTCAACAATCGGTTCTTCTGTCCCTGCCACAATGGTGCCTTCGACGCGGCGGGCGTGGCCACCGAAGGTCCTCCGGCAACCGCCGGTCAGTCGCTGACCCGTTACCCCCTGTCGGTGGAAAATGGGCTGCTGATGATTGAAGTGCCCACGGAAGCCATTCAGGTTACGGGTGAGGAGACCGCATGA
- a CDS encoding DUF4405 domain-containing protein: MPNPAGLDTIRRESKISLPDDMREQPPSTKTAASTGRMSRTLLNFWLDTTLLVVLAALGIVATIVQFVFPPGVAARGWRLWNMNYGQWCSVQFALLSLLGIGVLLHVMLHWTWVCSVVVRRVLGRTEMPDDGIRTIYGVGLLIVLLVSGAVIVALATFSIRQPA, from the coding sequence ATGCCGAACCCAGCAGGTCTCGACACAATACGCCGGGAAAGCAAGATATCGCTGCCCGATGACATGCGCGAGCAGCCCCCGTCGACAAAGACTGCCGCGTCAACCGGCCGCATGTCACGGACTCTGCTGAATTTCTGGCTGGATACGACGCTGCTGGTCGTCCTGGCGGCGCTGGGAATCGTCGCGACAATTGTGCAGTTCGTCTTTCCTCCCGGCGTCGCGGCTCGCGGCTGGCGACTTTGGAACATGAACTATGGCCAGTGGTGCAGCGTTCAGTTCGCCCTGCTGTCGCTGCTGGGAATTGGTGTGCTGCTGCACGTCATGCTGCACTGGACATGGGTGTGCAGCGTGGTTGTGCGGCGAGTGCTGGGACGAACGGAAATGCCCGACGACGGCATTCGGACGATCTACGGAGTCGGCCTGCTGATCGTACTGCTGGTGTCCGGAGCCGTCATCGTGGCGCTGGCAACGTTTTCCATTCGGCAGCCCGCGTGA